Part of the Paenarthrobacter sp. JL.01a genome is shown below.
GCCCCAAGGCGATGGCGGACTCCGGCGACATCACCGAGTCCATCGGTGCAGCGATGACGGGCATGTCGAACTTGTAGGCGTCGATCTGCCACGAAACCGAGACGTCCTTCGGGTCACGCGTCCGTCGGTTCGGAACGATCGCGATGTCATCCAGGGAGTAGGCACGACGCCCACGCTTGCCACGGCCAATCTCAATCTCATAAGTCACGGCTCTAACTTTACTGGACCCCTCGCGCAACCTGGCACCGCCCCGCAGGCCGGGCAGCTTTCCACATGGGCAGCTTTGCCCATGGCAGCATCCTTTGCGGATCAGATAGCCTGCGGAAAACACACGTACACCATGCAAGGGGGACCCATGGCGCCTGGACTCTACGGAGCCGACGTTGAACAGCTTCGGTCGTTATCCAAACAAATGGGACAGGCCGGGAGCCGGCTCCAGAACCAGGAACTCCAGATCAACGGCCTGATTTCCTCCGTTGCATGGAAGGGAACCGACGGAGAGCGTTTCCGCCGCGAATGGAGCAGCACCCTGCGGCCCCTGTTGCACAACGCCTCCCGTTCCCTGGAGGACGTTTCCAAGACACTGCGGACCCAGGCTGACGAACAGCAGCAGGCCAGCACCCAAGGTGGGGCCTCCAGCGGAGGGTCTGCAGGGGCCAACAGCCCGCAGACTCCCGGTGGCACCGTCAGCGACGACACTCCGACCACTGGTTGGGAGGGACTGTTAGGCGTCACCGGCAGCCAGGGATGGTGGGCAGGGAACGCCATCGTCACTGCGAACGGTTTGGCTACGGACTCGATCCTGGCCCAAATGGCCAAGGGCGGGTTGGTTACGGAGCTGACCAAGTGGCCCTGGCTCAGCGCACAGTACGGCCAGGCCGCCGGCGCCGGATATGTCAAGGGCACCCAGCTTCTGAACGGCACTTCCATGCTCGGGCGGCTCTCGGGGGCCTTGGGGTTCGTCACTGGCGGAATTCAGGTCTACCAAGGATTCCAGACGGGACATCCCGGAATGGCGGTGGACGGCGGGATCTCTGCTGCCTTGGCAGTGGGCAGCTTTTTTCCGGTGGTTGGCCCCGCCTGCGCCGTTGCCGGCATCGCTTGGGGTGGCCTGGGCCTGTTGGCTACCAACATGGGCTACGACTCCGCGTCTTCGATGATCGCTGACGGCGCCAAGCATGTCTGGGAGGGTGCCCAGGACGCCGCTGGAGCAATAGCCGACGGCGCCAAGAAGGTCTGGGGATGGCTCACCTGACCGCGCCGCTTCATAGACTGGACAGAGAACCGCACAAAAGAAGGCAGAAATGACCACCCAGACCGAAGAAAACCAGGCACTGCTCATCACCGAACATGAGCTCATTGCACTCATCGCGCTGGCTGGCACCGATGGCGCCCTGAGGTGCCAGACCCTGTTCCGCCTGGACCGCGCAGCCGGGTCGCCGCTGGAACAGGCCGGTGTTGCGACGCTGTTGGAACGTGGGTTGATGAAGATAGAAAACGACGCACTCCTTCCGGTTGGGCCGGCCGCCACAGTGACAGCAGTCCTTGCCGATGCCACAGCATGGTTGGAAACAGCCCTCGTTACCCCGGCCTCGGAGCACGTTTCCTTCATGTTCGGCGCAGAGCAGGGCGCCCTGTTGCTCAATCTGAGCAAGTACGGCGTTCACGAGCTGCACCCCATTACGGGCGCTGAAGGCATGGTCACCACTGCAGTGCAGATGGCCGACTACTACCTGAACCAGGCGCCGGACGGCTTCCCCGCAGCCGCAACCACCCGCCGGCACTTTGACGACGGAACCTCCCGCGCAGTGCACGTCAAAGCTGAGGCCGATGGTTCCCTGTCGATCGCCGCAGGCGAAGGCGAAAACCTCGACTCGACGGCCCTTACACGTGATCAACTCGACGCCCGCGTCCGTGCAGGCCTGGAGCGATAACCCGGGTGAGTTACCAGTCAGGCCCTGCACCGCTGTACCACTCAGACCGCTCCCTGGACTATTGGCTTTCCCCCGAGCTTGCTGCCATCACACCGGCAAATGCACGCTCACGCCTGCGTGAGCTCGCCGGCGCCCGGGGTGCCTACATGGGCGCGTGGGCTGCCGGAACCGGCGTCGGCGCCGTCCTTGTCCTTCTGGGCGTAGTCCTGTCAGTCCGGCTCGGCACGCTCGCAATGCTTCCTGCCCTCGGCCTTCCCGGCGCCGCCCTCGGCGCACTGTGCGGAATCTTCTTCGTGCGGGTTCGGAACCGGTTGCCGCGCACAAGCCGGGCCCTGGTCAATCGTGGGCCTGGGAGCCTGCGGGGGGCGCTCTCCTTCGTGGCGTTCGTCCTGCTCGTCTTCATGGGGCTGTTCGCCTTCACGGCCAAACCCTCAACGTGGCAGGATCCTGACGCACTGCTGACACTGGCCTTGGTTCTCGCCTTTATGGTCTCCCTCCTTGTGGTTGGGATCATCATCCCGGCCACCATCATGGGCCGTTCGAGGGAATCGCTTCGGCGCAGGGCTGCAGTTGACCCACGCTTCAGGGCGCTGCTGGAACAAGACCTCGCCACCTGGCGTGATCCCTACGGAGAAGCCGGATACGGCCCGCTCTAAGCCTCGGGAGCCGCCCGGCTTGCCTCGTCCACAGAAAGCTGGGATTCGAACATCCGGAAGTACCGGCCCCGGAGCGCGACCAGTTCCTTGTGGGTTCCTTGCTCCGCGATGCGCCCATCTTCGAGCATGTAGACGATGTCCGCCTTCTCAATGGTGGCGAGGCGGTGGCTGATGGCGATGATGGTGCTGCTGCGGTCCGCGAAAAGCCTGGTGAAGATCCGGTGTTCAGCCAAGGCGTCGATTGCCGAGGTGGGCTCGTCCATCACCATGAACGAAGCGTCCCGGTAGAAGTTGCGGGCCATTGCCAGCCGCTGCCACTGCCCGCCGGACAGGCCGCTCCCCTTGCGCCCGCGTGGGTCCTCCATCCAGTTGCTGACGTGGTTCTCCAGTCCGTTGGGGAGCTTGTTGATGAATTCCATGGCCTCGGCATCGGCTGCCGCCTTTCGGATGCGGAGATCGTCCCGGGGCAGGTCGACATCACCGAGGTAGATGTTCTCGGCTGCGGTGGCGAACTCGTACTTCAGGAACTCCTGGCTGAGGACCGCCAGGTGCCGGTGCCAGCTGGTCACGTCGATGCCGGCGAGATCCTTGCCGTCCAAGAGGACCTGCCCTGAATCGGGCCGGTACAGCCCGGCCAGGATACGGATCAGCGTGGACTTGCCCGCACCGTTCTCCCCCACAATCGCGATGTGCTGCCCTGCCCGGATGGTCATGGAGATACCTTTGATGACCTCGATGTCGCTGCCGGTGTAGCTGAAGCGGATGTCCCGCAGCTCGACGGTGCCCGGCGAGGCCACCAAGGGTTCTTCCTTGCCGCTGGGCACGGGCAACGCCATGAACAGTTCGTAGTCCTTGAGGTTGGCCAGGTCCTCGTCAATGGAACTGAGCGAAGATACCAGGTTGTTGGCCGTGGACAGCGCCCGGCTCACAATCTGCTGCACGTACAGGAACTGGCCCACAGGCTGCGCTCTGGCAATGATCTGCCCCACCACCCAGACCAGTGACACAACTTCGGCACCATACTGCAGGGAGTCGGCGGCCAACTGCTTGGGGATGTACCGCTTTTGAAAATCCAGTCGTCTGCGTTCGTCGGCATCCCGCAAGCGGGAGCGCAATTCCATGAGATAGCCCACGATGCCGTAGAGCCTCATCTCGGCGATGTGTTGTGGCCGGAGCAGGTTCTGCTCGATCATCCTGCGTTGGCGCCGGGAGTCCACCTGCGTGTTCCAGTGTGCAATCTGCTCCCGGGACAACTTGAACTGGAGGTACACGCTGGGCACGATCGCCACCAGGACTATCACCGCAATCCACCAACTCACCAACAGCAGCGCGCCGACGGCAAGGATCACTGAGACGAGCTGGGTAAAGATCGCCGCGATCCGGTCCAGGACCCGCGCATAGGAATCGGAGAAGCGCTTGGCACGGTCGTAGAGATCCACCGTCTCTTTGTCGTCGTAACGCCAGAAGTCCAAGGCGAGGAACCGCTGGTACATCAGGTCGCCCACAATGGCCCCGACCCTGAAGCTCATCAACTGCTGGATGTAGCGGTCCACGCTGCTGAAGGCGCCCCAGAACAGGCCCAAAGCCGCGGTGATGATGACGTAGAGAACTGCCCGCGGACCGGCGTCGGGGTCTCCTGCGTAGCCGGCCGCCAAGGCCGTGGTGGTCAACGACGCGAAGTACGTGGTGACCAAGGGCAGGGTGGCGGAGATGACCGAGCCCAGGACCTTCATTATCACCGCAGCCGGTGAGGCGTTGAAACTCACCTTCAGGACCTGCCCGACGGCGCGGGCGTACGGCCGCAAGGCCAGCTTGCGGGGCGGTGTTTTGCCGGGTGGGAGCGGGTGAAGCGGGACCGACTCCGGGTGCCGCGGTTGTGCGGGCTGCTCTGACATGTGCCCAGCCTATTCCTGTGGGCGGACATCGAGGGTCGGGTGGTTAAACAACTGATCCCCGCGGAGAATCCGCGGGGATCAGTAAGTGCTCAGCGCGAGTTGTAGTTCGGCGCTTCGACGGTCATCTGGATATCGTGCGGGTGCGATTCCTTCAAACCTGCAGGAGTGATGCGGACGAACTTGCCGCGCGCCTTGAGTTCGGCGATGGTGGGCGCGCCCGTGTAGAACATGGTTTGGCGGAGGCCGCCAACCAGCTGGTACGCAACCGATGCCAGCGGGCCACGGAAGGCGACACGGCCCTCGATGCCCTCGGGGATGAGCTTGTCATCGCCGGAGACGTCAGCCTGGAAGTAGCGGTCCTTGGAGTAGGACGTGTTCTTGCCACGGGACTGCATGGCGCCCAGGGATCCCATGCCGCGGTAGCTCTTGAACTGCTTGCCGTTGACGAAGATGAGCTCTCCGGGGGACTCTTCACAGCCTGCGAGGAGGGAGCCGAGCATGACGGTGTCGGCTCCGGCAACCAGTGCCTTGCCGATGTCGCCCGAGTACTGCAGGCCGCCGTCGGCGATCAGCGGAACGCCTGCGGGGATGGCAGCCTTGGCGGATTCGTAGATGGCGGTGATCTGCGGGACGCCGACGCCGGCAACAACGCGGGTGGTGCAGATGGATCCGGGACCAACGCCAACCTTGATGCCGTCAGCACCGGCGTCGATCAATGCCTGTGCGCCTTCGCGGGTGGCTGCCTGGCCGCCGATAACGTCCACGTGGGCAGCGACGGGGTCGGATTTCAGGCGGCGGATCATGTCCAGGACGCCCTGGGAGTGGCCGTTGGCGGTGTCCACGAACAGCGCATCCACGCCGGCGTCGATCAGCTTCATGGCGCGTTCCCAGCCGTCACCGAAGAAGCCGATGGCAGCGCCCACCCGGAGGCGGCCTTCGTCGTCCTTGGTGGCAAGCGGGTACTGCTCTGCCTTGGTGAAGTCCTTGGTGGTGATGAGGCCCTTCAAACGGCCTTGCTCGTCCACCAACGGGAGCTTCTCGATCTTGTTGGTGGCCAGCTTGTGCGAGGCCTCTTCCCGGCTGATTCCCACGTGCCCGGTGATCAGCGGCATCTTGGTCATGGTGTCGCTGACGCGGCGGGTCGGGAACTCGGACTCGGGGATGAAACGGGTGTCGCGGTTGGTGACGATGCCCAGGAGCCGTCCCTCGGGATCCACCACCGGAAGGCCGGAGACGCGGTAACGCGAGCACAGCTCGTCGAGCTCCTGGAGCGTGGCTTCCGGGTTGATGGTCAACGGGTTGGTGATCATTCCGGACTCGCTGCGCTTGACGCGGTCCACGTGCTCAGCCTGGTCGTCGATGGCGAGGTTGCGGTGAACCACGCCCAGGCCACCCTGGCGTGCCATGGCGATGGCCATGCGGGACTCCGTGACGGTGTCCATGGCAGCGGAAAGCAGCGGCGTCTGCACGCTGATGCGCTTGGAAATCCGGGAGGAGGTGTCTGCTTCGGACGGAATGACATCCGTGTGTCCCGGGAGCAACAGAACGTCGTCGTAGGTCAGGCCAATGAGGCCGAAAGGATTGTGTTCGGGCTGGGTCATGAGTGTGCGCCTCTTACCTTGGTTCCGGGGGCTTAACTGGTAGGGGTTGCAACTGATGACCAGCCCGTCATTACGGGACTGGCCTGTGCAGAAGTGTTGAATAAATAGTAGAACCTCAGCGGCGATCGCCATATTCCGTAACGCCGGAGTGTGAGCAACAGCACTGGCGGCAGGCCGCGGTCGTCCGCTTCCGCGGCAGCGGGGACCTAGCTGTCCTTCCAGCCGGTGGCCGCCAGAAGGCGTTGCTCGAACATCGGGATCATGCTTTGCACGTACGTCTTGGTGAGGTGGTTGTCGTCCTTGTAGACGTAGACGTTGCCCACCACAGCCGGACATGTCCCTTGCTCACAGATGAAGTCGCTCATGTCCATCAAGTACAGGCGATCCACCTTGCCAACGTAATCATCCAAAGGCGAGGATTCAGCCAAGGACTCCTCCAACGGGGCATTGCAATCGGGTGAGTCCGGGCCCTTTTTCTGCACGCATTCGGGCATGTTGATGCTGAAGCGCGGATTGTCGCGGATTCCCACGACGTCGATCCCCGCATCCGTGAACGGCTTGATGCCGTCAAGGTAGCCGGGCACCTCGGTCTCGAAGGGGGCATCCGCGTGCGTCAGCGAAGCAACCGTGAACACCGCGTCAGGCTTGTGTTCCATCACGTAGTTGGCGCTGGCCTTGTTGAATTCATTGCACTCATCCGTGCGTTCCGGGGATTCGGCCCCAAACCGGCAGCTGCCTTTCAGCAGCGTCACCACTTCCCAGCCATGCTGCTTGGCGATGGGGCCAAGGGCAGCCATGTACTGCTGGGCATGCGAATCCCCCAGCACCACGATTTCCTTGGTGACGGTCTCGGGTTCGTCGTTCTGCAGGCAACCCTGCAGCAAGGGATCGCTGGGCACGTTGTCCCCCGTGCACAGTCCATCGATGTCGGCCCACTCGTCCTTCATGGCCCCCGGAGCCGGAATAATCATGGCTTCCTGCGCCGGTTGTCCCGCGAATTCGGGAGACAACGCTGCGGCACCGGGCGTCAGTTCCTTGGGCTGGCCCGCGATCGCGGCGTCTTCGGCCGCTATGACACCCTGCCAGACGGTTACCGGCATCGCCAGCAGGGCCCCGCAGGCGGCAATAACGACGGCGGCCCTCCAGGACCGTACGGCCGGCCACTCCCAGCGGCGCATGGGTTCCTCCACGAACCTGGTGGTGGCGACCGCGAGCAGCATGGACACAGCCATGATGCCCAGTCCCTGGAGCAGGCCCGGAGCTGTGGTTCCGGTGACCAGCAGGAAGAACACCAGCACCGGCCAGTGCCACAGGTAGAGGGCGTAGGAGTTGTTTCCCACAAGGACCAAGGGCCGGGAGGCGAGGAAACGGTCCGCACCGAACCGGCTGTTGCTTTGCCCCGCGACGATGACCGCCGCCGCAGCAAGGGTGGGCCAGAGCGCAATGAAACCCGGGAAGGAGCGGTCCACCGTCAGCACCAAGCCGCAGGCGAGCATCGCCGTGATACCGGCCCAGCCAAGGAACACCCGCAGCCGGCGCCCGGGATTCAGGTACGGCAGCGCAAGTGCCAGCAGGGAGCCCAGCGCGAACTCCCACAGCCGGGCGGGGGTATCAAAGTAGGCATACTCCTGGTTGTTGGCGGTCTGGTCGATGGAAAACACCAAGGACGCCAGAAATACAACGCCAAATACGACAAACAGCAGGTTCCGGTGAGTCGGCGCCTTCCCCGGCAAGACCCTGGCCAACATCGGCTGCAGCAGGGCCACGGCGGCGAAGATCAGGGGCCACAGGATGAACACCTGGCCTTGGACTGACAGCGACCAGAAATGCTGGAGCGGGCTGGCCCCGGAATGGTTTTGCGCGTAGTAGTCAACGGCGTTGTCCGCGAGCTGCCAATTCTGCCGGTAGAGCAGGGACGCCCAGGCTTCGGCGAGGACATCGGGCCAGCGGCTCTGCGGTATGAAGGCCCAGGTAGCGGCCAGTACACCCAACAGAACCACGACGACGGCGGGCAGCAGCCGCTTGAATACGTGCAGCCAGTGCCGCAACAGCTTCAACGGCGAACCGGCTTCGAGCTTCCTGGTGAAGGACAACGTCAGCAGGAAAGCCGAGATAAGCAGGAAGACATCCACGCCACCGGACACCCGGCCAAGCCAGATATGGTAGGCCGCCACCATGAGCACCGCCAGGGCACGCAGGCCCTGGACTTCCGGACGGAAGCCGCGTTCCGGCGTCGTGCCTTGATCCGCGCTGCGCGCGACCGTGCTGCTGCTCATCATTGTTGCCACCCCGTAGCGGCAAACCACCTCTCATCAAGCATGTCCGTCATGCTCTTCACGTAGGTCTTGGTCAGGTGGTTGTCGTCCAGGTAGACGAAGGTATTGCCGATGATCGGAGGACAGTAGATCCCTATGCAGATCACGTCGGTCATGTCGATCAGGAAAAGGTCCTGGAACTTGCCCGTCACTTCTTCAAAGGGGCTGGTTTCGGCCAGGACGTCGGCCTTCAGGGGGCGGCAGTCCGGGCTGTCCACGCCTTTGTTGAGGGTGCAGTCGGTCAGGCTGTA
Proteins encoded:
- a CDS encoding ABC transporter ATP-binding protein, with product MSEQPAQPRHPESVPLHPLPPGKTPPRKLALRPYARAVGQVLKVSFNASPAAVIMKVLGSVISATLPLVTTYFASLTTTALAAGYAGDPDAGPRAVLYVIITAALGLFWGAFSSVDRYIQQLMSFRVGAIVGDLMYQRFLALDFWRYDDKETVDLYDRAKRFSDSYARVLDRIAAIFTQLVSVILAVGALLLVSWWIAVIVLVAIVPSVYLQFKLSREQIAHWNTQVDSRRQRRMIEQNLLRPQHIAEMRLYGIVGYLMELRSRLRDADERRRLDFQKRYIPKQLAADSLQYGAEVVSLVWVVGQIIARAQPVGQFLYVQQIVSRALSTANNLVSSLSSIDEDLANLKDYELFMALPVPSGKEEPLVASPGTVELRDIRFSYTGSDIEVIKGISMTIRAGQHIAIVGENGAGKSTLIRILAGLYRPDSGQVLLDGKDLAGIDVTSWHRHLAVLSQEFLKYEFATAAENIYLGDVDLPRDDLRIRKAAADAEAMEFINKLPNGLENHVSNWMEDPRGRKGSGLSGGQWQRLAMARNFYRDASFMVMDEPTSAIDALAEHRIFTRLFADRSSTIIAISHRLATIEKADIVYMLEDGRIAEQGTHKELVALRGRYFRMFESQLSVDEASRAAPEA
- a CDS encoding WXG100 family type VII secretion target → MAPGLYGADVEQLRSLSKQMGQAGSRLQNQELQINGLISSVAWKGTDGERFRREWSSTLRPLLHNASRSLEDVSKTLRTQADEQQQASTQGGASSGGSAGANSPQTPGGTVSDDTPTTGWEGLLGVTGSQGWWAGNAIVTANGLATDSILAQMAKGGLVTELTKWPWLSAQYGQAAGAGYVKGTQLLNGTSMLGRLSGALGFVTGGIQVYQGFQTGHPGMAVDGGISAALAVGSFFPVVGPACAVAGIAWGGLGLLATNMGYDSASSMIADGAKHVWEGAQDAAGAIADGAKKVWGWLT
- a CDS encoding acyltransferase family protein, with amino-acid sequence MSSSTVARSADQGTTPERGFRPEVQGLRALAVLMVAAYHIWLGRVSGGVDVFLLISAFLLTLSFTRKLEAGSPLKLLRHWLHVFKRLLPAVVVVLLGVLAATWAFIPQSRWPDVLAEAWASLLYRQNWQLADNAVDYYAQNHSGASPLQHFWSLSVQGQVFILWPLIFAAVALLQPMLARVLPGKAPTHRNLLFVVFGVVFLASLVFSIDQTANNQEYAYFDTPARLWEFALGSLLALALPYLNPGRRLRVFLGWAGITAMLACGLVLTVDRSFPGFIALWPTLAAAAVIVAGQSNSRFGADRFLASRPLVLVGNNSYALYLWHWPVLVFFLLVTGTTAPGLLQGLGIMAVSMLLAVATTRFVEEPMRRWEWPAVRSWRAAVVIAACGALLAMPVTVWQGVIAAEDAAIAGQPKELTPGAAALSPEFAGQPAQEAMIIPAPGAMKDEWADIDGLCTGDNVPSDPLLQGCLQNDEPETVTKEIVVLGDSHAQQYMAALGPIAKQHGWEVVTLLKGSCRFGAESPERTDECNEFNKASANYVMEHKPDAVFTVASLTHADAPFETEVPGYLDGIKPFTDAGIDVVGIRDNPRFSINMPECVQKKGPDSPDCNAPLEESLAESSPLDDYVGKVDRLYLMDMSDFICEQGTCPAVVGNVYVYKDDNHLTKTYVQSMIPMFEQRLLAATGWKDS
- the guaB gene encoding IMP dehydrogenase; the encoded protein is MTQPEHNPFGLIGLTYDDVLLLPGHTDVIPSEADTSSRISKRISVQTPLLSAAMDTVTESRMAIAMARQGGLGVVHRNLAIDDQAEHVDRVKRSESGMITNPLTINPEATLQELDELCSRYRVSGLPVVDPEGRLLGIVTNRDTRFIPESEFPTRRVSDTMTKMPLITGHVGISREEASHKLATNKIEKLPLVDEQGRLKGLITTKDFTKAEQYPLATKDDEGRLRVGAAIGFFGDGWERAMKLIDAGVDALFVDTANGHSQGVLDMIRRLKSDPVAAHVDVIGGQAATREGAQALIDAGADGIKVGVGPGSICTTRVVAGVGVPQITAIYESAKAAIPAGVPLIADGGLQYSGDIGKALVAGADTVMLGSLLAGCEESPGELIFVNGKQFKSYRGMGSLGAMQSRGKNTSYSKDRYFQADVSGDDKLIPEGIEGRVAFRGPLASVAYQLVGGLRQTMFYTGAPTIAELKARGKFVRITPAGLKESHPHDIQMTVEAPNYNSR